The Muribaculum intestinale genome includes the window TATTTGCAGTCGGAATTCTTGTCATGGCTGTTGCGGCGTGTCACACTCAGAAAGATAATGGTGTCACGGCGGAGAATGCTGTCGTAAGCGCGCGGCCTGAGAGTATGGTTGTGGGACATAGCTCGATGATTCCGAAAGCGGTGGTCTACCGAACGAATGGTCCGTTTTACGAAAATGTGCCGATAATAATGAGCGCTAACCGCAAGGAGATTGTTTCGTTTCCGGCACCGTCCGACATACATCCTGATGTGGCTCCTGTCGAGCTTGCGGAAGGATATCTGCTTGATCGCCACGGCGTGGGTATAAATTCAGCATTTACCCGATATACCTACGACGAATATAGTACATTGCCTGTGGCCCCCTCGTTGAGACATCTGCGACAAATGGTTATTCCTGGAGCGATAGTTACCGACCTGGTGCGGCTTCCGTTTCCCTTGACTACGGCTTTGGCCGATACGGCTCGCGTCAACAGGCTCATCCGTCAAGGATTTCCCGGATGTGACGTAATGCTTGAGCGCAAGGCTGTGGCTCCGTTCCTATGACAAATAAAATTACAATATGATACTTTTCCCCAACGCAAAGATTAATTTAGGCTTATATATTACTGCAAAGCGTCCCGACGGATACCACAACCTGCTTACTGCGTTCTATCCTGTAGGATGGCGCGACATACTTGAAATCGTGCCCGCAAAGGGTAGTGAGACTACTCTTACAGTCACAGGCCGAAGCGTGGAGTGCGCGCCGGAGGAAAATCTGATTATGCGCGCTTATCGTGCGGTTGCGGAGAGGATGCCGTTGCCGCCGGTCGACATATATCTGCATAAGGTGATTCCTGATGGTGCCGGGCTTGGCGGGGGCAGTTCCGACGCAGCGTTTACGATATTCGGGCTTAACAATCTTTTCGGTCTCGGTATGTCTACGGCGCAGATGGCCGGAATAGCATCGGAGATAGGTGCCGACTGTCCGTTTTTCATCTACGACCGGCCGATGGTGGCTACCGGTATCGGTGACGTGTTCACTCCGTGCGAGGTGAATCTCGACGGAGTGCCGGTGCTTATCGTAAAGCCAAAGGTGCATGTGCCTACACGCGATGCATATTCGCGTGTCACACCCCGCACTCCCGATATCGACCTCTCCGCGCTCCTGTCGTCACCTGTCGAAGAGTGGCAGGGACGGCTGGTCAATCAGTTTGAGGATAGTGTGTTCCCTCTTCATCCCGAGATTGCCGCTCTTAAGGAAGAGTTGCTTGACATGGGTGCGGCATACGCCTCGATGTCTGGCTCGGGGTCGTCGGTGTTCGGCATATTCCCCGGTGCTGACAGTGCCAAGTTGTCACTTGTGGCTGCAGAGAGATTCCCCGAGCTTGATTTCTTTGTATCGACCAACCACGTGTGAATGAACGTTATCACTGCGATGACGTTTATATATTTAGGAATAAATAGAAATACGGCATTGTTTTTGCAGTGATAAATATGATATACGATGAAAAGAAAAAAGACTAAATATATGGACAAGAATAAGAATCACGACAATGTAACTGAACCTCAGCATGTAGCTGACAACGAAATCTCGGTCAATGATATTGATAATGAGTTTGTCGAGCAGCAGGAGGCCGAGGCCGCAAAGGATATTGCCGATGAGGAGATGAACAAGGTTGACGCTCTTCAGCAGGAGCTTGACCAGACTCGGGCGCAGCTTGAAAAGGAGAAGAAGGAGTATCTGTTCCTTATGGCAGAGTTTGACAACTTCCGCAAGCGCACACTCAAGGAGAAGAGCGAGCTGATAAAGAATGGCGGCGAAAATGCTCTGAAGGGTCTGCTTCCTGTAGTCGACGATTTCGAGCGCTCGCTTGAGGCCATTAAGTCGAGCGACGATGCAGCGTCGATACGCGAGGGCGTTGAGCTGATTTACAACAAGTTCGTAAAATATCTTGAACAGAACGGCGTAAAGCCCATAGATTCCGCACCTGGTGTCGATTTCGACACCGAACTGCATGAAGCGGTCACTATGTTCCCTGCTCCCGACGAGAGTCAGAAGGGCAAGGTGATTGACACTGTTCAGAAAGGTTATACACTTCACGACAAGGTGCTTCGCCACGCTAAGGTGGTGGTAGGCCAGTAATATATAAACAGCTGCCGTTATGGACAATAAACGCGACTATTACGAAGTGCTCGGGGTTGAGAAAAACGCTACTCCCGAGCAGTTGAAGAAGGCTTACCGAAAGCTGGCCCTGAAATACCATCCCGATAAGAATCCCGGTGACAAAGCAGCCGAGGAGAAATTCAAGGAGGCAGCCGAGGCATACGATGTTCTTTCAGATCCCGACAAGCGAGCCAAATACGACCAGTGGGGGCCGTCCATGGGTCCGACCGGATTTGGTGGCGGGGGAGGTGGTTTCCACGCCGGCGGAATGTCGATGGAGGATATTTTCGCTCATTTCGGCGATATATTCGGCGGCGGAAGCTATGGCGGATTCGGTGGTTTCGGCTCTGCAGCGGGCGGCGCGCCGCGTCGTCGCCGTCAGCCTAAGGGTAGCGACCTCCGCATAAAGGTAAAACTTACTCTGAGCGAACTGGCCACAGGTGTGACAAAGAAACTGAAGATTCCTCGTTTCGTGCAGTGTCAGCATTGCAACGGCACAGGAGCCAAGGACGGCACTGCGTTCCAGACATGCCAGCGCTGTCATGGTTCGGGTGTCATTGAGCATGTGCAGCAGACATTCCTCGGTCCGATGCAGTCTACCTCGACATGTCCCGACTGTCAGGGTGAGGGGAAGACCATCACCCAGAAATGTCAGTATTGCAACGGCGAGGGCATCGTACGCCAGGAGGAAGTGGTGGAATTCACCATCCCTGCCGGTGTAAGCGACGGCATGACTCTCCAGCTTAAGGGGAAAGGAAATGCCGCCCGCCATGGCGGTGTCAACGGCGATTTGCTCGTGGTAATCGAGGAGATTCCCGACCCTGAACTGATACGCGACGGCAACGATGTTGTGTACAATCTTATGCTCGACATCCCTACCGCCACTCTCGGCGGCTCTGTCGAGGTGCCCACCATCACAGGCAAGGCCAGGGTAAAGATTCCCGCCGGAACGCAGCCGGGCAAGGTATTGCGTCTGCGCGGCAAGGGACTCCCTTCGCCTGAAGGATACGGCAGCGGCGACGAGCTAATCAACATAATGGTATATATACCCGAAGAGCTCAACGACACCGAGCGCAAGGCTATAGAGAGCCTCCAGGGGCAGCCCAACGTGCAGGCTACCGACTCGATAAAGAAGCGTATCTTCTCGCGTCTGCGCCATATCTTTAATCCAGAGAGCTGATAATGCGGTAACACCTCCCTCGTGAGGTCTTGATACAACAGTCGGCGTCATCGGAAAATTCCGGTGGCGCCGACTTGTATGTGTTCGCCCGACATGGGCTACAGCATGGCGCCTATGTCATCGAGAGTGAGCGAGGCGAGCACACGCTTGCCGTCGGGTGTATATGCCGGTGATTGCAGTTTGAAGAGGTCGCTGAGCAGGTGGTCGATTTCCGACGATGTGAGCGTTTGGCCGGGGCGTATTGCCGCCGAGCGGGCCATTGACAGGGCTATGCGGCTCCGCATGTCGTCGCCGAGGCCGTTGCCTGTCTCCGAAGCTGTGGCTATGAGTTGCTCTACTACACTGCGCGGGTTGGCGTCGCCGATTACCGAGGGGAGTCCGTTTACACTCCATGAACTTCCGCCCAGAAACGCCATGTCAAATCCGAGTGTGGCGAGTTCATCGCAGATTTCCTCAAGCACAGCGCTGTCGGAGGCCGACATGTCGATGACTTCAGGAAACATTACCCGCTGAGATGTGAATGCCTGCATGGCCGCAAGCTCCATATATCTGTCAAAAAGTATGCGCACATGAGCGCGGTGCTGGTCGATTACGAGCACTCCGTCGTGGGATGGAGTCAGTATATACCGTCCCTTGATCTGCAACGCCGTGATTGCCGCAACCTCGTCGATTGGCTGCGACGCTTCCTCAAGGCGCATGCTGTTGAATATCGATGCCACTTTGTCGGCATTGCTTGAGGATGGCAGAGAGGCTCCCAGGTCATTGAACGCGCTTGCATGCAGTTTCATGTCCGGGCCCTCCTGCAGCGACGGCATATCGAAGTCCCTCATGCTGTTGAAGCCCTTGCTGGCCACTCTCCCGTTGCCGGATGATGACGCACGGTAGTGTGTGTCCGCTCCGTTTCCGGGAGCTGTGAAGTCGGCATACAGTTTCTCCCAGTCGGCTGCTGATGGAGTAGCCGATAGTGGTGTGCCTCCCTGTGCATCGGTCATTCCCGACGGGGGAATACTGCCGGCAAAGGGATTGTAGTCGGGGTCGAGGTCGAGTCCGTGGGCACCGTTGGCATTCGGGTCAAACACCGGTATCTCCGGCGCGTTGGTCTGGTCGAAGTCAATCGACGGCACGGCGTTGAACTTTCCCAGCCCCTCCCTGATGGTAGCTGTCAGTATCTGCCATATCGGCTGCTCGTTTTCAAACTTTATTTCGTTTTTCGTCGGATGGATGTTTACATCTATCGTCTCGGGGGCGACCTCAAGACTTATGAAGTATTGTGGCTGCTCGTCGGCGGGGATAAGCTGCTCGTAGCATTGCATCACCGCCTTGTGGAAGTATGGATGGCGCATGTTGCGACCGTTGACCATGAAATATTGCAGTGCGCCGCGGCGTCGGGCGTTTTCGGGGCGCGACACAAACCCGTTTATCTTTACAAGCGACGTATCCGACACTACCGGTACGAGCTGTCTGTCGAGCGATTTGCCGAAGAGGTCGATGATGCGCTGTTTGAATGTCGATTTGAGCAACTGGTGCACGATTACGTCATTGTGGCTGAGCTCAAGTTCGATACTGGGATTGACCAGCGCCAGGCGCTCGAACTCACGCAGGATGTTGGACATCTCCACATGGTCGCTTTTCAGGAATTTGCGTCGGGCCGGCGTATTGAAGAACAGTCTCTTTACCGTCATCGTCGAGCCGGGAGCTGTCACTGCCGGCTCCTGTAGCTCCACCTTGCTGCCGCTGATTACTATGCGTGTGCCTATCTGGTCGGAGCGGCGCATTGTCTTAAGCTCCACCTCGGCTACCGCGCATATCGAGGCAAGCGCCTCGCCGCGAAATCCCATCGTGTGCAATGCGAAAAGGTCGTCGGCATTGCCTATCTTCGATGTGGCATGGCGCTCAAAGGCCATGCGGGCATCCATAGGCGACATGCCGCATCCGTTGTCGATTACCTGGATGAGGGTGCGTCCGGCGTCCTTTATGTTTATCTTGATTATTGTCGCTCCGGCGTCGACGGCATTTTCCACCAGTTCCTTTACCACGGCGGCGGGCCTCTGGATTACCTCTCCGGCCGCAATCTGGTTTGCCACCGAGTCGGGCAGCAGCTTCACTATATCTTCCATAGAGAATTGTTATTTCCCAACTATACATGACCATGGCTCGGGCCACATCGCATGGCGTGGGCATTCATCTGCAAAGATATTAAATCCGTCGCAGATTTCCTACCGGCAGTTCTACCAATATCGCCGTAGCGGCGGCCTCAAGCAGGGGCATGTCATCGGCATGGTCACTTACGGCAATGTCAAGGACAAGCGACTTCTCCTCGGCCAGTCGCACTACTGCGTCGCGCTTGGCGCATCCGCGTGCCTCTCCCCATGCTTTCCCACTGTCGGGCTGCGGCGTGGCTATGCAGTATTCAAGTCCGAACCGGCGCGCTATCGCTGACGCATACGCCTCGGGAGCGGCCGTGGCGAGTATGGTGGCATATCCCTCGCGCCGGCATCTGTCCACGAGTGCTGTCACTTCCGGATTGGCGTGGCGCCATACCGTGTCGACTACCGAGTCGACCAGTGCCGGCGACGGCGGACAGAATCGCCCGAGGATGTGTCGCTTCATGCGCGCATGACTTATGAGACGAAGCCGGCGCGCGCCTATCCATGCGCACAGTTCCGCCAGCCGGAGCAGCCGGAAGCGATGCGCATATACAAGTTGCCTCAGGAATATGTTGAACGTATTCCTGAGGCATAGTGTTCCGTCGAGATCTACAGCAATAGCTTTGCGGGTCATAGAATGCGGATGGATATTTTTTTACGGATTGCCGGTGTGAGGGGAGAAGTGTAGTAGATATGTAGCTGTCGGGCTATAGTCGGCGCGGTGTCAGTCGGCTTCCGCCGGGCTGCTATAGTCGGCCGACCATGGAAATCTTACCAAAGTGTCGGCATACAGGCTGATGTCGGGCCGGAATATCGGGTCGGGGGTAGTGACGGCAACCGCGGCTGTCACCACACGCGCGTGGGGATACATGCTTTTGAGGCGGGTCACCACTTCCGACAAAGTCTTCCCCGAATCGACAGCATCGTCGACCACGAGCAGCACGGGAGCCTTTGCCATGGCTATCATGGCCACCATCTCGCCCGATATCGAGAATGCGACTTTACGGTCGCCTCCGGGATTGTGGCGTAACAGTCGGCTCTCGGCGCTTCGGAGCACATTGTTGACACCGCGTGGCAGTCGCTTCAGCAGCGGGGCCATCAGCGAGCGCACCGTGCTTCCGGGGCGCGTGGCGCTCGCATAGGCTATGTTGGCTATGCCGATTCTTGCGGCTATCGATTCGGCTATCGGCGCTCCTCCCGACTGTATGCCGACCACGATATCCGGTGCAGAGGCAAGCATGTCCATGACCATCTCCGACATGCTTTCGCATGCCCGGTCAAGAAGGGGCGGGGATAGTGTTATTACCTGCATCTGTAGTCGGTTGGCCGAGGATTAGAGATGAAATTTGCGGGCGGCTCCCGGAGTGCGGAGTATATACAGTCCGTGGGAGGGGAGGGTGAATGTGGCCGATTCCGAAGGCTGGAGCACAGTCTTTGCCACTGTGTTGCCGGCGAGGCTGATGATTTCTACGGCGGCAGGCGCGCTTGTTGCCGACGCTGTGACTGTGATGTCGAGACCGTTTATGTCGATTGATACCGCATTGTCGTCGGCGGCTATGCCGTCGATTGCCGAACTGCTGTCAAACTCTTCCTCGCTTACCAGGCGCAGCTCTGCATCGGCGTCGGCCGATACTTTGATGTATGCGGTATTGGCGGGAATATATTTCAGATCGGAGCCGGCGGTGATGAATGCCGGTTTGCCCGAGGCGTCCAGTCCGAGCACACGCATTGTGGCGGCATCGTATTCCACCACGTTCCAGTGGCGGGTGCTGTGTGTATTGTTGAAATATACTCCGGTGAGGAGATTGCCGTCGACATCGGCCGAGGCGGTGCCGCCGATTGTCAGACGGTTGTCGGACGGAGTGGCTCCGGTGCATTCCATCAGCATGGGAGTGCCTTCGGGTATCACGCCGGTCGCCTCACGGAGCGCGGCCATGCCGTTGCCGGTCTTAACCACGGTATACATCTTCATCCCTTCCGACTGTGTGGTGTAGGGGAAGTCGGCAAAGAATGTGGCATATCCCTTCCCTTCGGATGTCACTTCGGGTTTGATGCCAAAATACATGTCATCTACCGGGAATATGTCCCATCTCTGTCGGTTCTGTGCGGCAGTGCCTCCGGCGTCGCGCGGGAAGCTCAGTTCCTTTTCGAGGTTGGCCTCGCCGTCGCATAGATATTTTGTCATACCGTTGGAGGTGCCGCCGATGCGGTAGTGCTGACCGTTTACATCATAGATACTCGGAAGCATTTCTATAAGATCGTATACCGATGTGCCCTGGGCCTCGATATCATATCTTGAGCCGCCTTTCTGTATGAGGCGGATTATGCCTGAGGGGTCGTAGTGCGGACGTTCGTCATCCTTGATGAGCCATATCGCGTCGTAGTCGGCTGTAGTGGCTCCCACGTCAATGCGTCCCTTGTTGTCCCTTACGTATGTGTAGCGTTTTGTGGTCTGATTCTGTACTCGATAGTAGCCGGTCGGGGGCAGCGCTGCAGCAGCCGGCAAAGATATCACAGACAATAACAATACAGGTAAAAACTTATTCATATGTTCAATCCAGATCGGTTAGAAGTTGTATTGGAAAACGTTCGGCAAAGTTACGATTTATTTTGCAATTACATTACATCGTGCTGTTAATAAATCGCTTGTATTTCAATTTTTAACGGTTTTGCCGGCCGTAGCCTTCCCGTGTGTGTCGGTTCGGGAAAAGCGTGCGTGTGTATATAATATGTGTATATAATAAAGGTGTGTATATAGGAAAGTGGCTGTGACGAAATAAAATTTGTCACAGCCACTTTTATCAGAGAATTAGCGGTTTCTTGATTATTCGGCCACGCAGATAGCCACGCGGTTCTGAATCGGGTCGATGTAGGGCTGGTACATGTCGTCGCCCATGCTCTTTGTCACCACGCGGTCAGCGGCGATACCGCCGGCGATGATGGCTTTGGCCACAACCTTCGAGCG containing:
- the ispE gene encoding 4-(cytidine 5'-diphospho)-2-C-methyl-D-erythritol kinase codes for the protein MILFPNAKINLGLYITAKRPDGYHNLLTAFYPVGWRDILEIVPAKGSETTLTVTGRSVECAPEENLIMRAYRAVAERMPLPPVDIYLHKVIPDGAGLGGGSSDAAFTIFGLNNLFGLGMSTAQMAGIASEIGADCPFFIYDRPMVATGIGDVFTPCEVNLDGVPVLIVKPKVHVPTRDAYSRVTPRTPDIDLSALLSSPVEEWQGRLVNQFEDSVFPLHPEIAALKEELLDMGAAYASMSGSGSSVFGIFPGADSAKLSLVAAERFPELDFFVSTNHV
- a CDS encoding nucleotide exchange factor GrpE, producing MDKNKNHDNVTEPQHVADNEISVNDIDNEFVEQQEAEAAKDIADEEMNKVDALQQELDQTRAQLEKEKKEYLFLMAEFDNFRKRTLKEKSELIKNGGENALKGLLPVVDDFERSLEAIKSSDDAASIREGVELIYNKFVKYLEQNGVKPIDSAPGVDFDTELHEAVTMFPAPDESQKGKVIDTVQKGYTLHDKVLRHAKVVVGQ
- the dnaJ gene encoding molecular chaperone DnaJ, with protein sequence MDNKRDYYEVLGVEKNATPEQLKKAYRKLALKYHPDKNPGDKAAEEKFKEAAEAYDVLSDPDKRAKYDQWGPSMGPTGFGGGGGGFHAGGMSMEDIFAHFGDIFGGGSYGGFGGFGSAAGGAPRRRRQPKGSDLRIKVKLTLSELATGVTKKLKIPRFVQCQHCNGTGAKDGTAFQTCQRCHGSGVIEHVQQTFLGPMQSTSTCPDCQGEGKTITQKCQYCNGEGIVRQEEVVEFTIPAGVSDGMTLQLKGKGNAARHGGVNGDLLVVIEEIPDPELIRDGNDVVYNLMLDIPTATLGGSVEVPTITGKARVKIPAGTQPGKVLRLRGKGLPSPEGYGSGDELINIMVYIPEELNDTERKAIESLQGQPNVQATDSIKKRIFSRLRHIFNPES
- the mutL gene encoding DNA mismatch repair endonuclease MutL, translating into MEDIVKLLPDSVANQIAAGEVIQRPAAVVKELVENAVDAGATIIKINIKDAGRTLIQVIDNGCGMSPMDARMAFERHATSKIGNADDLFALHTMGFRGEALASICAVAEVELKTMRRSDQIGTRIVISGSKVELQEPAVTAPGSTMTVKRLFFNTPARRKFLKSDHVEMSNILREFERLALVNPSIELELSHNDVIVHQLLKSTFKQRIIDLFGKSLDRQLVPVVSDTSLVKINGFVSRPENARRRGALQYFMVNGRNMRHPYFHKAVMQCYEQLIPADEQPQYFISLEVAPETIDVNIHPTKNEIKFENEQPIWQILTATIREGLGKFNAVPSIDFDQTNAPEIPVFDPNANGAHGLDLDPDYNPFAGSIPPSGMTDAQGGTPLSATPSAADWEKLYADFTAPGNGADTHYRASSSGNGRVASKGFNSMRDFDMPSLQEGPDMKLHASAFNDLGASLPSSSNADKVASIFNSMRLEEASQPIDEVAAITALQIKGRYILTPSHDGVLVIDQHRAHVRILFDRYMELAAMQAFTSQRVMFPEVIDMSASDSAVLEEICDELATLGFDMAFLGGSSWSVNGLPSVIGDANPRSVVEQLIATASETGNGLGDDMRSRIALSMARSAAIRPGQTLTSSEIDHLLSDLFKLQSPAYTPDGKRVLASLTLDDIGAML
- a CDS encoding HAD family hydrolase; this translates as MTRKAIAVDLDGTLCLRNTFNIFLRQLVYAHRFRLLRLAELCAWIGARRLRLISHARMKRHILGRFCPPSPALVDSVVDTVWRHANPEVTALVDRCRREGYATILATAAPEAYASAIARRFGLEYCIATPQPDSGKAWGEARGCAKRDAVVRLAEEKSLVLDIAVSDHADDMPLLEAAATAILVELPVGNLRRI
- a CDS encoding phosphoribosyltransferase — encoded protein: MQVITLSPPLLDRACESMSEMVMDMLASAPDIVVGIQSGGAPIAESIAARIGIANIAYASATRPGSTVRSLMAPLLKRLPRGVNNVLRSAESRLLRHNPGGDRKVAFSISGEMVAMIAMAKAPVLLVVDDAVDSGKTLSEVVTRLKSMYPHARVVTAAVAVTTPDPIFRPDISLYADTLVRFPWSADYSSPAEAD